The Lates calcarifer isolate ASB-BC8 unplaced genomic scaffold, TLL_Latcal_v3 _unitig_1762_quiver_2847, whole genome shotgun sequence sequence gtgtgtgtgtgtgtgtgtgataagtTAAGTCAAGGCTGCCCAATCGTTACACTCTTCATAAATCAGCTGGCAAACAGACCctgacctgcacacacacacacacacacacacacactcagtattCTGTTAAACGTGGATGTTGCATTCACTGACCACCTGCTCTATTGTAAACTGAAGTGCTGTGAAGTGTTTCAcatcctgctctctgattggctgtcaggCATGTTTCTGGTCGACACTTTAACCTGCTGGTAACCGTGGAAACGGTGATGCTTCAGGCTCTGTTAGCAGTTAGCTGACTGGTTAAACTAAACGATGGACGATCTCTGGTGCTtcagaaatacaaatacacaactGTCATGCTGAAACTGGAagaggacaaacacaaactggacacacaaaagtctgtgtttgtctgcactgtAAAGAACCCGAGTAAATGCAGCACCAACAACCGCCATTTTAAAAAGATCTGTGTAAAACATTACAACTAAAactattcagtgtcattctcCTGCTTGTGACGGAGAACAGAAGAGGAATgagccagctaacctagctaacgttacATCTTTGTGTGAAACATGACAGCAAGAAACACCCAGCTGACCTGCTGCTACCAgtgggtgctaatgttagctagctaacgttaacaAAAGTCAACTAGGAGCAGATCCAGGACATATTAGAAGAGGTCTACATCCATGTGGACTCaggtctgagtgtgtgtcaccTGTGGTTGCTGAGGGATGTTAAAGCCGGGGTCTCTGGGTCCGACGCTGACGAACCGCTGGGCTGGAGATGTGGTGGGGGTGGAGTAGgctgcacaacaaacacacacataaagagtCCTTAGACCACTTTATCCTGGTCCAACACCTCAGACCAGACTCAAAATATCATCATGAAACCAGCTCCAGGAcgtgtttagcctagcttagcacaaagactggaaacaaagggaaactgTTAGCAGAATAAAATTTTAGATCTAGGTCACATTATTTCCTCCTTGATATTAAAGTAAATCTGAACTCACTCTCCAGGATGAAACCAACTAAAAAACAGGagcattaaatataaatatatgtactTGTTCACGTGTTGATGAGTGAGAGGAGGATTAAAGATTTTGGCACCGACTGCGTCTGTTTTTGCCAAAATGACAGAAATCTTCTTTAAAACCCCTGAAGTGAAATTTAATCCAAACACAACACGACTCCTCACAGATTAGGAAGCATTTGTTTAGATTTAGAAGTAAATATCAGattaataattaaagtatttatttgtttttttgtgctgttgtgGGGGCGTTTTCGCTTCAGGGGAATCATAAATACTTCTGCTAATCTGCAGTAAAAGTTAAGAATAACGTTATATaattaattttgtgtgtgtgtgtgtgtgtgtgtgtgtgtggactcacTGGGTGAGGTGGGTGAGTTGCCTCCCCCCtcggtggaggaggtggagggtggcTTGGCGTCGACGGGCAGCGGGACGGGACGGGCCATCGGGGGAGGCGGAGGGGGAGGCAGCATGGGCGTCGGCAGGAAAGGGTTGTGGACCTTTCCCTGGGAGCTACCATTAGGCTGAAGACGAGGGGGGGACACAGGTACAAACCATTagatagaaatatatataatgacttatttatacagaaaaacatcaacaggtAGGTCACATGGTTCACCTGTAACAGCTCAACCCTCTGCTgtcctctgagtgtgtgtgtgtgtgtgtgtgtcagcagtttTCCAGGCCGGTCATAAAGAATTCTGCTGCCGCTCGCATTTTATCCTGCTAATCTATAAGCATAATACCACagcacctcacctcacctctctgcctccctctgtctctgactctttCCCTCTGCACACTGAACGCCACATTCACAGGTGTGTCCTCATACCTGTTCACAGGTCGCTGTTTACACGCAGGGTTTTCAGACGACCTTTCTGTTTCAAGTCACAAACTCATTTTTTCAGCGTTATAACTAAAATCCtgaaccagatgaaggattttttcCCATTCAAAAGTGTCACAAAGAAACATcgatttttaacatgaaagtttt is a genomic window containing:
- the LOC108890441 gene encoding nuclear factor 1 A-type, whose translation is MNSLPRSPNSPLLLLIIFSLLLSPLFLPPTSLTASPHAPPSSLHFSSSPILQQPGSYFSHPAIRYHPQETLKEFVQLVCPDSAQQAGQVGFLNPNGSSQGKVHNPFLPTPMLPPPPPPPMARPVPLPVDAKPPSTSSTEGGGNSPTSPTYSTPTTSPAQRFVSVGPRDPGFNIPQQPQVTHTQT